From the genome of Mucilaginibacter paludis DSM 18603:
CCTTCTTTGCAACGTGCTGAGCAAAAGCCGATGATCTTCCCTTTGTAATGAACGGTATCCGCATAACCTGCCAGTGCCATGCCGCAAACCGGGTCTTTATCGTTGTCAATTTTGGCTTTTGCGGATACGCTTTCAGGGTGCAGCAAAGGTTCTAAAGCACTGTTATACATGGTGCGTACACTTTCCACAATCGCTTTATCTGTGTTATGCTCACTGCCGCCTTTGACCGGAGGCTGCGGGTCGTATTCCAGGTCAAGCATCACCGTTTGGGTGTACTTATCACCCATGATGTCGTTGATCAAACCCAGGCTCATATCGATACCCGCTGAAACGCCTGCACTTGTCCAATACTTGCCGCTATGCACATAGCGTTTGTCTTCTGCGGTGATCCCAAATTGATCTTTCAGGATCTGCTTACCGAACCAATGCGTAGTGGCTTCATGACCTTTGAGCAAACCCGTCGAAGCCAGTATCCAGGCACCGGTACAAACGCTGGTGGTGTATCTAGAGTGAACATCAATGGCTTTGATCCAGTTCAGTAAAGCGGTATCTTTCGTGGCGGTGTAGGTTTCATTCAAACCTCCGGGGATCACCAAAATATCTAATTGCTTTACCTCGTTGATGGAGGTATCACATTGTACTTTCAGGCCGTCACCGGTGGTGATCAATCCTTTATGACGCCCCACAAAAAACACTTTAGCGCCCATCAGTTCACTCAACACATGGTAAGGCCCCATTGCATCCAAAACTGCATAGTTATCATATAGCAGAATCCCAACTGTCTTGATCTGCACTTTTGGTTCAGGTAACATGGCCATCTGTTCTTCATGGCTTTTTGTTTTGGCTGTTTCTATATCCTTTGGTTTGCTTTTGCAGGCTGCGATCAATAAGATGACCGATGCAGCAAAAAATAGTTTTTTCATCATCTTTATTTTAGAATTTTGCGATCAAAGTGGTTCCGTAAGTTCTTGGGCTTCCTAAAAGGAAGGTGCCGAAAGAGCCGTAAGCCACATACTTTTTATCCGTGATATTGCGCGCCCAGAAATTCAATTCAAAATGCTGATTGCTGATACCGGCTTTAGCATTTAATAAACTATAGGCCGGTTGGCTTAAACCGTTCACAAAATCAAAGTAATATTTATCGATATAACGATATTCACCACGGACGAAAGCAGCTAATTTTTGTTTGCTGCCCGCGAAATCATAAGTGTACTGCGCTGCCAGCATCGAACTGATTGGCGGCGTATTGATAGGCTGGTCGCCTTTGTAATTCACTACCGCTTTCGCGTCTGCACTATACAACAACAGCGAGGCATAACGCGCATGTGAATAGCTGGCATTCCAGTCAATTTGCAGGCCTTTCACAGGTAGGGCCGTTACTTCCAGTTCTACGCCCTTATTGTGCATTTCACCAACGTTCAGGATCAATGCATTAATACCGTCCATGGCCGTACTGATCTGCTGGTTATGCTGTTCGAGATAAAATGCGGTCAGGTTGAATTTCAGCTTGTTATTAAAAAGCATGTTTTTCCAACCGATCTCGTAATTATCCGAATGTTCTGGCTGGTAAGGCACTTGTGCCGGATCGGTCGCGTTGGTGTTTAAGCCGCCTGCACGGAAACCACGAGCATAACTTCCGTAAAGCAGCATATTATCCTGTATCTTATAGCTTAATACGAATTTGGGGGTTACCGCGTGAAAGCTGGCCCGGTAATCGGCATTCGGGGTTAACACGGTTGCCGGATCAGGGTCTTTCTGGTAATCGGTATACTGGCTCAGGCCACGGTTTTCGTAATCGTAACGTATGCCCGCGGTGAAGTCCAGTTTTTTAGCCAGCGAATAGATCGCCTGTCCGAAGAATGCATAGCCTTTGTTGTTGCCGTGGCTGTTGCCGATCGTGGTAAACGGCGCGGCAGATGTCGGGTCAAATTGTACATAATCCGGTCCATAAAATGTCGGCGTGATCATGTGAAGATTTTGCGTAAACCCATAAGCTCCTCCTACCCATTTCAACTTGCTGCTGCTTGCGGAAGGTGAAGAAAAACGGATCTCCTGTGCGAAGATATGCTGGCGCTGATCAGGGGCAGTACTCAAAGCATCCAAAGGGCTGAAGTCATAATCAACGCCCCGTCCCTCGTAATACTCATGCCAGTTGATGTACGAAGACACCGAAGTGAAGTTAAAACTCCTGCCATAGTAATTGGCCGCCAGTGAGGTATTGAAGTTGTTTCTCCGTTCCACATTGGTGTTGTTGGTGTTCACCTGGTATGGTTTGGAAAATACCTCATCAATTGATCCTACCCAGGGAAAGCTGCCTTTGTCATTGTCATTTTCGGTTTTTACATTCAGCGCAAGCGACCATTTCGCTGATGGCAGGTAGCGTAAATTAAAGTTGCCTGAATAATCTTCCCGTCTGTCAAAACCGCTTTTGGTAAACTCGTTGTAATAGATCGAGCCACGGTGGTTATAGGTAAAAGAACCGCTGGCGAACAGTTTATCTTTGATGATAGGTTCTGAAAGGCTGACCGTATACCGCTGCTGCCCGTAATTACCGAAGGTCATTTCTGCATAACCGGAAGGTGTATTACCGGGTTGTTTAGTGGTAATGTTCACCACACCACCAAAGGCGTTACGCCCGTACAGCGTTCCCTGCGGGCCGCGCAGAATCTCGATGCTCTGTACATCATTGAACAAGGGCGGGGCAGAAAAATAATCAAACTGGTAAACACCATCCACATAAGTAGCGACGGCCTGCTCATTGGAAAAGCCCATCACCCCGCGAATGTTAAAGAAATTAGAACTAGTGCTGTTGCCATGCTCTACGACAAATAAACTTGGTGCAATGGCGGTCAGGTTGGTGATATCCCATAAGCGGTACTCCTTAATTTGTTTAGCGTCTAAAGAGGTGATCGCGGCCGGTATTTTTTGGATAGCCTCCTGGCGCTTTTCTGAGGATACGGTCACTTCATTCAGTTGCTGGTTACTTTCAGCCAGTTTGAAATCAAGGATAAGTGTTTGTCCTTTTTTAAGTTCAAAAGATTTCAATTGAGAGGCGTAGCCAAGGGCTGAAACACTAAGTGTGTAATTTCCATCAATTAAATTGTTGATGCTGAATTTACCCTGGCTGTCTGTCAGATCGCCATAATTCGTATTGAGTAATTTAACCGTCGTTTTAATAATGGCTTCTCCGCCGGTTGTCGTAACGGTACCACGAATTTTACCGGATTGGGCGAATGCAGGTATTGTAAATAATAGGATAAATAATGTATAGAAAGATTTCATCAGATCGCGTTGAATGCAAACATGTATGCCCGGCTCATGATGCAGGCAATTACCCGAAAGCAAAATAAATAATGGCTTCGCAAAGACAGTTTACACTATCTATCATGAAGCATTTAAAAAATTAACAGAAATTAAGCGATCTGCTTGGGCGGTCTGAAGATGGTGTCAATATAGCGGTTGCTATACTGATAAGTGTACGCAGGAAAGGATTGTTCGATGCCGGTTAAAAGAACCGGGGCTGGAAAAGATAGCTGAAACGGTTCGTGAAATAACGAAACCTCCAGGCGGTTCAGGTTATCTTTCGCAGCTTCCTTTTTTTCGTTTTCTTCTGCTTGCCTGATTTTCTTCATGAAATAACACTTACCGTTACAATGCAGGTATGGCCTGTTCCTGTTCTCGCAGAGGTTGCTAACGATATATTTCTTATTGAGTTCAAACCCGGCAAAAACAAAAAAGCGGGAACAGTTCGCCGTAAGCGTAGTCAGGATCAAAAGAAATATGGTTGCCTGGCGAAACATTTTGCAAAGTTATAGAATATAAGCTCTCTAAGCCTTTTAAGGAGAGCCTTGTTTTTATTTGGAATTATTATAAATAAGATCCAAGGGCAAGCTGTTTATGAGGGCTCTATGGGCTACTCGTTAATGCCTATGAATTAATGTAGGAAAACCAATATGGATTGATCAATCAAGCATCAGGGCCTTTTCCAATGATAAAAGGAAAAGACCCGCCTGTGTTTGACTTTAATCATTACTACCCATTCCGGCTATTCTTCCGCTGTGGTTTTGTGGCTGTTACTGCCAAACGGGAAAATCAACTTGAAGCTGATATTCCTGCCCATGTTGTAAATACCCTGGTTTTGTTGGGTTACCGTAGCCGGTGTACCATTGTAAGCCAGGAAGTATTGCGCCAGGTTCAGGTGGTCGGCATAGGCCACATTGGTCAGGTTGGTACAATTCACGTAAACCGAGCAAATGGTTCTCCCGGTTTTAGGGTTAACCAAATTGGTGCCGACGCCTGCATTAAAAATGGTGTACTGCGCAGAAGGAAGTTCAGTATAAAATGCGCTGTATACATTGTTCTGCGCCCAGTCGTGCTGTAAGCCAAATTTGACATAAGTGCCTTTAAAAATTGAATTGTGGCCGTCATTGAACCTGAATTTAACTTCTGAGTTTAAATGCGGTGCCGGGATATAAGGCAGATGCCTGGTTGAATCTGTCTCGTTGGGAATATGAGAATAAATATAAGTGAAACCATTATCAATTTCCAGCCATTTAGTGGCTGCCGGGTGAATATTCAGGAAGCCGGAAACGCCGGTGATGATCGCCGTATTGGTAGAAAGATACTGATAGATCGGGAAGCCGCTGGAGAGTGAATCGGTGCGGTTGGCAAATATGAAATTGTTAATATGGTTATAAAAGCCGTCCGCTTCCACGCTTACATCTTTACCATCATGGCCATATACCAGATCTACCTGGTAGCCCTGTTCGGCTTTTAAATTGCGATTACCCAGTTGCACCAGGTTGGAGCCGATATTCAACCCGTTACTAGTCAGTTCATTGATCGCCGGGGCGCGGTAACTCTTCGAAACATTCAGTTTTACATAGTTATTGCCGGGCAGTTGATAGGATGCGCCAATACTCCCCGATAGGCCATTATACTTATTATTAAAACTGCTGAATTGCACCGTAGAACCCGAAGTCCCTACAGGAACTATCCGGCCTTCACTGTTCAACGACATGGGGTCGCCTGTAAAATTGGTGTGGTCAAAGCGCAAGCCGCCACTCAGCGTCAGATCTTTAAAGTTCTTTTCTACGATGGCATAGCCGCCGATTTCAAAATTGGTATAATTGGGTATTTCATAATCAGGTACATAAGGCAATGGAGGGGCATCGCCGTTATGATGGAACTCATACATGCCGTTAACTCCTGTCGTTAGCTTTAAGCCGGATTTATCATCTGCGATCTGGTATTTCAGGTTGAAAGGGATATCACCCAATATTAAGTTACCTGCACCAACGGTCCCCGTATCAATATCATGGTGTACACTACGCGCAAAGCCAATATCCAATCCAATTTTACCTTTGCCCACGTTAACACTGTTCTGCCACCAGGCCTGGTATTCGCCCAGGCTTTTATCGCTGGCAATGTTGGCGTTGTAAGAAAGAAAATCAGACCGTGTAGGATAGATCTTCCCGTTCTGCGGAAAATCAAACATAAAGCGGCCTGTACTGTCGCGGTTCCCATCGGGCAGTTCTATCCTGCGGTGCAGGGCGCTTAAGGTAAGGCGCGAGTAACCCCATGAGCGGTTAACGCCAAGCACCAACCGCCCGTTTACCTGGTTCCAGGCGGTACCCCATACATAGCCGTCTTTGGGATTAGAATAACTGTGCGCTGCTTCGCCGCTCGCCTGCAGCCCCCATACAAAACCATTATGGTTGCCAGCGATGTTTAAGGAAGTTCCCAGGTACCCATTATTGGTATGGTATTCTGTCAGCACACTGCCCACAACCGTTCCGTTTTGCGGCAGCGGGCCCGATTTGAAACTGATCACACCGGCCTCTGCACTGGCACCATATTGCAGGGAAGCCGGCCCCCTGATCACTTCGGCACTGTGTACCGCGTAAGGATCGATCAATATTCCATGATCATCGCCCCATTGAAAATCCTCCTGCGGCAGGCCATCCATCAGGGTCAGTACTCGGTCAAAGCCCAAGCCGTTGATCTGCGGTTTGGTGGTACCTGAGCCTTCTGTCGTCGCGTTAACACCCGGTTGTGAGGAAACCAGGTCAATAGCCGTATTGGCGACGCCTTCCCGGATCATCTTATTGGTCACTACCGTAATGGGGATCGTGGCGCGTTTACGGGTAGTGGTGTTGCCCAAAGCTGTTACTACTACATCCGAAAGTTCGTAATTCGATGTGGATAGTTTAAAATCAACGGAATAGGTATTACCCAGCTCCACCACTTTGGTTTCACTGGCATAACCGACAGCGCTTACCTGGATCAGGTATTCGCCCTTCGGCAGCCGTTTCAGCAAATAGTTGCCGTTTGCGTCTGTGCTGGTTGCAATTTTCAGATCGGGTATGGTGATGGTTACACCGGCTATCGGGTTGCCGGTACTTTTATCAGTGATTTTACCGGTGATTTTGCCATCGCCGGTTGTTATTTTTCCGAAAGCCGTTTGGCCAACAGCGATAATGAATAGTATAAAAAGAAAATTAAAAAATCGTAATGGAGTTTTCATATCATTTTTCTGACAGAAAAGACCACACACGTAAATGCATACGGGCGGCCATTTCTTATTTAAATTCTAAATAAAAAGAGATGATCAACTGGTGACATTGCCACGGTTGAACAGATTATTGCAGAAATTATGGGAGAAGCTGGTATAGCTTAGACTAAAGACTTTGGTGGTCTGAAGATAGTATCTAGATACTGGCTGGTATATAGATAGTTAAATTTGGAAAGGCAGATTTTATGCTTTTCCAGTAAAGAAGGTTCTAAAAACTGAACACGATAAGCCTCCTGAAAAAAGCTGACTACTACGCGAAGCGAATTACTCCTGCTGGCTTGTTTCTTTTGATGCTCTTCAGCCTGCCTGATCTTTCGCATGAAATAGCACTTACCGTTGCAATGGAGTCCTGGATTAAAGCGGTTAACACAAAGGTTTGCTGCGATATAATCCTCATTGAGTTTAAATCCCGCATAAATGAACAAGGTGGAAAAGCTCCCGGTAAAAACCGCGAGCATCAGTAGCCAGCCTATTATTCTTTTATACATGCTGTGTGCAAAGGTAGTAAGTATTTAGATTTAACACCAAAGCTTTGTTCCGATTTACTGTTCAGACACCACTTTCTATAGGGAACAAATAACGCATGGCGTCTGCCATTAGCAATAGTCCCTGAAAGGCAAAGTGGGGATCACTGGTCATCGTATTTTATTTTTCTGCGAGTAAGATTTTAAGATCCCTGATTAACCAACCCACTTCTTCATCACTGGTGCCGTCATAAACCCCGCGCATATGCCCGTTCCGGTCAATCAAGATCAACCCGCCACTATGTACATAACCGCCGTCGACGCTATCGTCTTTATTTGCAGGAGAATAATATCCTTTTTCGGCAAGTTGATAGATTTCTTCCTTGGGGCCAGTCACAAAATGCCAGCGTTTCGCATCGGCACCAAGCGCCTTTGCATAGCGGTTCAAAACTTCCGGGGTATCATATTTCGGATCGATCGTGTAGGATAGAAACATTAATTCAGGAAAAGCAGCATATTGGTCATAAACCTTTTTAAGATTCCTGCTCATTACCGGACAGATCGTAGGACAAGAAGTAAAGAAGAAGTCGGCAACGTAAATATGACCTTTATAGGTCTGATTACTGACAGGCTGCTTAAGTTGATCCGTAAAATTAAACCGGGGAATAACGGGATAGATGGTATCTGTTTTAGTACCCTGGGGCGTATTTACTTTTTTGAACACCGGCTCTCCAAGCAAAGGCAATTTCGTTTGCGTCGGTTTGCTAAATATTATTACTATGCCAACTGCTACCACAAGGCAAATCATACCCGTTAAAAACAAGTTGAATTTTTTCCTGTTCGCGTAAGGTTTCGACCTGAAGGGTTGCTTTGCTTTATTTGACATATGAGCTGAGTAAAATATCCATATCTTCCATCAACCGGGCAACCTGTTTTTCATCAGTTCCGTCATAAGCACCACGAATACGTTTCTCCTTATCGACCAATACCAGATAGCCCTGGTGCACATAACCTCCGTTTTGTCCGGCAGATTCGGCAACGGATACAAGGTAGTTCTTTTCCGCTAAAGTGTAAATCGCTTCCTTACTACCATGCACAAATTCCCATTGCGTGCCGGTAATTCCCAGTTTAACCGCATAGCTCTTTAATACATGCGGTACATCATACTTGAAATCTATGCTATACATTTTTAGGTTTTAGAAACGCTGTTTATTATAAACATGATTTTAACGGGAACTGTTATCTTGTTTGACGAATTTTATAACTACCAGAATTATAATGATTATGAATATAGGGCCCTTAAAGATTTTTATAACCTGTTAATAAATTATACCGTCTGACATCTACACCAAACTGTTAATATATCGGAAATCCCAAAGCCATTTACGCTCCATTCTAGAATAACAAACATTTAACTTCACTAAGCTTTGACCATATCAAATTGCTAATATCCAATCGCAGTCTTTTTGATTCGGCTACACAACTGGCCAGTCCTATATGCTTAGAATAGCTTATTAAGCGCTGTAGAATACCACTATGTTTCTCTTGAGTTAATAAGAAGTGATCTATCCTTTCTAATTAATAATGACATGAAGTATTGAGAAAGTACAATAGACAAAAGGCTTATTAGGAGCAGAAGTATAAAAGCGATCTTAATGGAGAAAGATTGAGCCAAAATACCAATTACAGGCGGGGCAAATAAAAGACCAAAGAAGCTAACTGAAGATACAACAGTTATATATTGACTAATATCTGTGTTTCCTATTTTGGCAATTATACCGTAAACTACAGGAATGATAAGGCTTACTCCTGAGCCTATCAAGCAATAACTTATTAGCACAAAAGCGAAACTCGGTGAAGAAATAGCAATCAA
Proteins encoded in this window:
- a CDS encoding SCO family protein, with protein sequence MYSIDFKYDVPHVLKSYAVKLGITGTQWEFVHGSKEAIYTLAEKNYLVSVAESAGQNGGYVHQGYLVLVDKEKRIRGAYDGTDEKQVARLMEDMDILLSSYVK
- a CDS encoding DJ-1/PfpI family protein, giving the protein MMKKLFFAASVILLIAACKSKPKDIETAKTKSHEEQMAMLPEPKVQIKTVGILLYDNYAVLDAMGPYHVLSELMGAKVFFVGRHKGLITTGDGLKVQCDTSINEVKQLDILVIPGGLNETYTATKDTALLNWIKAIDVHSRYTTSVCTGAWILASTGLLKGHEATTHWFGKQILKDQFGITAEDKRYVHSGKYWTSAGVSAGIDMSLGLINDIMGDKYTQTVMLDLEYDPQPPVKGGSEHNTDKAIVESVRTMYNSALEPLLHPESVSAKAKIDNDKDPVCGMALAGYADTVHYKGKIIGFCSARCKEGFQRNPTAYELHTR
- a CDS encoding TonB-dependent receptor → MKTPLRFFNFLFILFIIAVGQTAFGKITTGDGKITGKITDKSTGNPIAGVTITIPDLKIATSTDANGNYLLKRLPKGEYLIQVSAVGYASETKVVELGNTYSVDFKLSTSNYELSDVVVTALGNTTTRKRATIPITVVTNKMIREGVANTAIDLVSSQPGVNATTEGSGTTKPQINGLGFDRVLTLMDGLPQEDFQWGDDHGILIDPYAVHSAEVIRGPASLQYGASAEAGVISFKSGPLPQNGTVVGSVLTEYHTNNGYLGTSLNIAGNHNGFVWGLQASGEAAHSYSNPKDGYVWGTAWNQVNGRLVLGVNRSWGYSRLTLSALHRRIELPDGNRDSTGRFMFDFPQNGKIYPTRSDFLSYNANIASDKSLGEYQAWWQNSVNVGKGKIGLDIGFARSVHHDIDTGTVGAGNLILGDIPFNLKYQIADDKSGLKLTTGVNGMYEFHHNGDAPPLPYVPDYEIPNYTNFEIGGYAIVEKNFKDLTLSGGLRFDHTNFTGDPMSLNSEGRIVPVGTSGSTVQFSSFNNKYNGLSGSIGASYQLPGNNYVKLNVSKSYRAPAINELTSNGLNIGSNLVQLGNRNLKAEQGYQVDLVYGHDGKDVSVEADGFYNHINNFIFANRTDSLSSGFPIYQYLSTNTAIITGVSGFLNIHPAATKWLEIDNGFTYIYSHIPNETDSTRHLPYIPAPHLNSEVKFRFNDGHNSIFKGTYVKFGLQHDWAQNNVYSAFYTELPSAQYTIFNAGVGTNLVNPKTGRTICSVYVNCTNLTNVAYADHLNLAQYFLAYNGTPATVTQQNQGIYNMGRNISFKLIFPFGSNSHKTTAEE
- a CDS encoding SCO family protein, giving the protein MSNKAKQPFRSKPYANRKKFNLFLTGMICLVVAVGIVIIFSKPTQTKLPLLGEPVFKKVNTPQGTKTDTIYPVIPRFNFTDQLKQPVSNQTYKGHIYVADFFFTSCPTICPVMSRNLKKVYDQYAAFPELMFLSYTIDPKYDTPEVLNRYAKALGADAKRWHFVTGPKEEIYQLAEKGYYSPANKDDSVDGGYVHSGGLILIDRNGHMRGVYDGTSDEEVGWLIRDLKILLAEK
- a CDS encoding TonB-dependent receptor is translated as MKSFYTLFILLFTIPAFAQSGKIRGTVTTTGGEAIIKTTVKLLNTNYGDLTDSQGKFSINNLIDGNYTLSVSALGYASQLKSFELKKGQTLILDFKLAESNQQLNEVTVSSEKRQEAIQKIPAAITSLDAKQIKEYRLWDITNLTAIAPSLFVVEHGNSTSSNFFNIRGVMGFSNEQAVATYVDGVYQFDYFSAPPLFNDVQSIEILRGPQGTLYGRNAFGGVVNITTKQPGNTPSGYAEMTFGNYGQQRYTVSLSEPIIKDKLFASGSFTYNHRGSIYYNEFTKSGFDRREDYSGNFNLRYLPSAKWSLALNVKTENDNDKGSFPWVGSIDEVFSKPYQVNTNNTNVERRNNFNTSLAANYYGRSFNFTSVSSYINWHEYYEGRGVDYDFSPLDALSTAPDQRQHIFAQEIRFSSPSASSSKLKWVGGAYGFTQNLHMITPTFYGPDYVQFDPTSAAPFTTIGNSHGNNKGYAFFGQAIYSLAKKLDFTAGIRYDYENRGLSQYTDYQKDPDPATVLTPNADYRASFHAVTPKFVLSYKIQDNMLLYGSYARGFRAGGLNTNATDPAQVPYQPEHSDNYEIGWKNMLFNNKLKFNLTAFYLEQHNQQISTAMDGINALILNVGEMHNKGVELEVTALPVKGLQIDWNASYSHARYASLLLYSADAKAVVNYKGDQPINTPPISSMLAAQYTYDFAGSKQKLAAFVRGEYRYIDKYYFDFVNGLSQPAYSLLNAKAGISNQHFELNFWARNITDKKYVAYGSFGTFLLGSPRTYGTTLIAKF